Proteins from a single region of Pseudomonas sp. BSw22131:
- the cbiB gene encoding adenosylcobinamide-phosphate synthase CbiB: MSVALLSIAGVALDALLGEPKRNHPLVAFGRFADRLEQRFNPGGRGWRSHGVTAWFIAVIPLTVLAMLLSGLPYIGWLIEIAALYCALGMRSLGEHVQPVAQALRTGDLDEARRRVGYLVSRQTTELDSTEVARAATESVLENGSDAVFAAIFWFVLLGAPGVVLYRLSNTLDAMWGYRNARFERFGWAAAKIDDVLNYIPARLVALTYALLGKTRLALRCWRTQAPKWDSPNAGPVMAAGAGALGVELGGPAIYHGELHERPQLGEGTPADADAIDRGWQLVQRGVWLWLLILCAGAQFYA; this comes from the coding sequence ATGAGCGTGGCGTTGTTGAGCATCGCCGGGGTTGCGCTGGACGCGCTGCTTGGCGAGCCAAAACGAAACCACCCGCTGGTGGCCTTCGGTCGTTTCGCTGATCGTCTCGAACAACGCTTCAACCCCGGTGGACGCGGCTGGCGCAGTCATGGCGTGACGGCATGGTTCATCGCTGTCATTCCGCTCACCGTGCTGGCTATGTTGCTGAGCGGGCTGCCTTACATCGGCTGGCTGATCGAAATTGCCGCGTTGTACTGCGCGCTGGGCATGCGCAGTCTTGGCGAGCATGTTCAGCCAGTGGCGCAAGCGCTGCGCACCGGCGATCTGGACGAAGCACGGCGCCGCGTCGGATATCTGGTCAGCCGACAGACCACTGAGCTGGATTCAACCGAAGTGGCGCGCGCCGCGACCGAGTCCGTTCTGGAAAACGGCAGTGATGCGGTGTTTGCTGCGATTTTCTGGTTCGTGCTGCTGGGTGCGCCCGGCGTGGTGTTGTATCGCTTGAGCAACACGCTGGACGCTATGTGGGGGTATCGCAATGCCCGCTTTGAACGCTTCGGCTGGGCGGCGGCAAAAATCGATGACGTGCTGAATTACATACCGGCGCGGCTGGTGGCGTTGACCTACGCGCTGCTGGGGAAAACCCGACTGGCCTTGCGCTGCTGGCGCACGCAGGCACCGAAGTGGGACAGCCCCAACGCAGGGCCGGTGATGGCGGCAGGTGCAGGTGCCTTGGGTGTTGAGTTGGGAGGCCCGGCGATTTATCACGGCGAGCTGCACGAACGTCCGCAGTTGGGTGAGGGCACGCCTGCCGATGCCGATGCCATTGATCGTGGCTGGCAATTAGTGCAGCGTGGCGTCTGGCTTTGGTTGCTGATCTTGTGCGCAGGGGCTCAATTCTATGCTTGA
- the bluB gene encoding 5,6-dimethylbenzimidazole synthase: protein MSDQAFSDAERAAVYRAIAERRDMRHFSGGSVEPALLARLLEAAHHAPSVGLMQPWRFIRVTDRQLRARIRAHVELERIQTAEALGERSDHFMKLKVEGIEQCAEVLVAALMDDREKHIFGRRTLPEMDMASLSCAIQNLWLAARAEGLGMGWVSMFEPQALAEVLGMPVGAKPLAILCLGPVAEFYPQPMLVMEGWAQARPLSELVYENTWGVHP, encoded by the coding sequence ATGAGCGACCAGGCTTTCAGTGACGCCGAGCGCGCTGCGGTTTATCGGGCGATAGCAGAACGACGGGACATGCGTCACTTCAGCGGCGGCTCAGTTGAGCCTGCGTTGTTGGCGCGTTTGCTTGAAGCGGCCCATCACGCGCCCAGCGTCGGGCTCATGCAGCCCTGGCGTTTCATTCGTGTCACGGACCGGCAGTTGCGTGCACGTATCCGCGCCCACGTTGAGCTTGAGCGCATCCAGACCGCAGAGGCCTTGGGCGAACGTTCCGATCACTTCATGAAGCTCAAAGTCGAGGGCATCGAGCAGTGCGCCGAAGTGCTGGTCGCAGCGTTGATGGATGATCGTGAAAAGCACATTTTTGGCCGCCGGACGTTGCCGGAAATGGACATGGCGTCGTTGTCCTGCGCAATCCAGAACCTGTGGCTGGCCGCCCGCGCCGAAGGGCTGGGCATGGGCTGGGTTTCGATGTTCGAGCCTCAGGCGCTGGCCGAGGTGCTGGGCATGCCGGTCGGGGCCAAGCCGCTGGCCATCTTGTGTCTGGGGCCGGTCGCCGAATTTTATCCACAGCCGATGCTGGTGATGGAAGGCTGGGCGCAGGCCCGCCCGCTCAGCGAGCTGGTTTACGAAAATACCTGGGGAGTGCATCCATGA
- a CDS encoding cobyrinate a,c-diamide synthase, translated as MSEARHCPAVLIAAPASGQGKTTVTAALARLHRNQGRKVRVFKCGPDFLDPMILERASGNPVYQLDMWMVGEDESRRLLWEAAADADLILIEGVMGLFDGTPSSADLARRFGVSVLGVIDGTAMAQTFGALALGLARYQPDLPFAGVLANRVGTVRHAQLLEDSLTEGMRWYGALSRETGIELPSRHLGLVQASELNDLDVRLDAAANSLASTCEVALPPVVTFEAPDVVPAERLLEGVRIAIAHDEAFAFIYGASLDLLRAMGAELSFFSPIRDQQLPEADSLYLPGGYPELHHVALGENTPMLDAIRQHHAAGKPLLAECGGMLYLLDALTDVDGVRADLVGLLSGEAVMQKRLAALALQNVELPEGTLRGHTYHHSLTSTELQPITRGISPNGGRGAEAVYREGRMTASYVHFYFPSNPQAVAALFLP; from the coding sequence ATGAGCGAGGCAAGGCACTGCCCGGCGGTATTGATCGCCGCACCCGCCTCCGGACAGGGCAAAACCACCGTGACCGCCGCGCTCGCCCGATTGCACCGCAATCAAGGGCGCAAGGTCCGCGTGTTCAAGTGCGGCCCTGACTTCCTCGATCCGATGATCCTCGAGCGCGCCAGCGGCAACCCGGTGTACCAACTGGACATGTGGATGGTGGGCGAGGACGAAAGCCGACGCCTGTTGTGGGAAGCTGCCGCCGACGCTGACCTGATCCTGATCGAAGGTGTGATGGGGCTGTTCGATGGCACCCCATCCAGCGCAGATCTGGCACGACGTTTTGGCGTGTCGGTGCTGGGCGTCATCGACGGCACCGCCATGGCCCAGACGTTTGGCGCCTTGGCGCTGGGGCTCGCGCGTTATCAGCCGGACCTGCCTTTTGCCGGCGTACTCGCCAACCGGGTGGGCACGGTCCGTCATGCGCAGTTGCTGGAGGACAGCCTCACTGAAGGCATGCGCTGGTACGGCGCATTGTCCCGCGAGACCGGTATCGAACTGCCCAGCCGCCATCTGGGGCTGGTGCAGGCCAGCGAGCTGAATGATCTTGACGTGCGACTCGACGCAGCAGCGAACTCGCTGGCCAGTACCTGTGAAGTGGCGCTGCCGCCGGTCGTGACGTTTGAAGCGCCTGACGTCGTGCCCGCCGAGCGCTTGCTCGAAGGGGTTCGGATTGCCATCGCCCATGACGAAGCATTTGCGTTCATCTATGGCGCGAGCCTTGATTTGCTGCGGGCGATGGGCGCCGAGTTGTCGTTCTTTTCGCCCATTCGCGACCAGCAATTGCCGGAAGCAGACAGCTTGTACCTTCCTGGCGGTTATCCGGAGCTTCACCACGTGGCTCTGGGCGAAAACACCCCGATGCTCGACGCGATCCGTCAGCATCACGCCGCCGGTAAACCGCTGTTGGCGGAGTGTGGCGGCATGCTGTATCTGCTGGACGCTTTGACCGATGTCGACGGCGTGCGCGCGGACCTGGTCGGACTGCTCAGCGGCGAGGCCGTCATGCAAAAGCGTCTCGCCGCCCTGGCGCTGCAAAATGTCGAGCTGCCGGAAGGCACGTTGCGTGGCCACACCTATCACCATTCGCTGACCAGCACTGAGCTGCAACCGATCACCCGTGGCATCAGCCCCAATGGCGGGCGAGGCGCCGAAGCGGTCTACCGCGAAGGCCGGATGACGGCTTCCTATGTGCACTTCTATTTCCCTTCCAACCCCCAGGCGGTGGCGGCGCTGTTTTTGCCATGA
- the cobO gene encoding cob(I)yrinic acid a,c-diamide adenosyltransferase, whose translation MSESPERDERHLARMLRKKAVMDERIASSPNECGLLLVLTGNGKGKSSSAFGMLARAMGHDIQCGVVQFIKGRNSTGEEMFFRRFPEQVRYHVMGEGFTWETQDRQRDIAAAESAWAVTQEMLRNPEIGLVILDELNIALKHGYLDLEQVLSDLQARPPMQHVVVTGRGAKQELLDLSDTASDISVIKHAFQSGIRAQKGIEL comes from the coding sequence ATGAGCGAATCCCCCGAACGTGACGAACGCCATCTGGCGCGCATGCTGCGCAAAAAAGCCGTGATGGACGAGCGTATCGCCAGTTCACCCAACGAATGCGGCCTGCTGCTGGTGCTGACCGGCAACGGCAAAGGCAAAAGCAGCTCGGCATTCGGCATGTTGGCCCGCGCCATGGGCCACGACATCCAGTGTGGCGTGGTGCAGTTCATCAAGGGCCGTAACAGCACCGGCGAGGAGATGTTTTTCCGTCGTTTCCCGGAACAAGTCCGCTACCACGTCATGGGCGAAGGGTTCACCTGGGAAACCCAGGACCGTCAGCGCGACATCGCTGCTGCAGAATCCGCCTGGGCCGTCACGCAAGAGATGCTCCGTAATCCCGAGATTGGCCTGGTGATCCTCGACGAGCTGAACATCGCGCTCAAGCATGGCTATCTCGATCTTGAGCAAGTGCTCAGCGACTTGCAGGCGCGCCCGCCGATGCAGCACGTCGTCGTGACCGGTCGCGGCGCCAAACAGGAATTGCTCGACCTGTCGGACACTGCTTCCGACATCAGCGTGATCAAGCATGCGTTCCAGTCCGGTATCCGCGCGCAAAAGGGTATTGAGCTGTGA
- a CDS encoding PQQ-dependent sugar dehydrogenase, translated as MFKLRPQFVLLLLVTGGLAACGESSTLQVSDGMGASPKLPEPNKTLIPTVNIAPAVGWAAGAKPVAAPGTQVAAFAENLDHPRWLYVLPNGDVLVAETNSPPKPDDSKGIRGWVMEKVMGRAGAGVPSPNRITLLRDKDHDGVAETRTVFLENLNSPFGMALVGNKFYVADTDRLISFNYEPGQTSITGQPTKVVDLPGGTLNHHWTKNVIASKDGKKLYVTVGSNSNVGENGLDQEKDRAAIWEVDPATGAHRIFASGLRNPNGMDWEPHTGALWTAVNERDEIGSDLVPDYVTSVKDGAFYGWPFSYYGQHVDVRVTPQNPELVAKAIAPDFAVGPHTASLGLAFADGKTLPAPFTEGLFIGQHGSWNRKPHSGYKVLFVPFKDGKPSGTPVDLLTGFLNSDEKAQGRPVGVINDNNGGLLVADDVGNKIWRVTAAKTAQASNAAK; from the coding sequence ATGTTCAAGCTCAGACCTCAATTTGTCCTGCTGCTGTTGGTTACCGGTGGCCTTGCTGCTTGCGGCGAGTCTTCCACCTTGCAAGTCAGTGACGGCATGGGGGCATCGCCCAAGCTGCCTGAACCCAATAAAACGCTGATCCCTACTGTGAACATCGCTCCGGCAGTCGGCTGGGCCGCCGGCGCCAAACCTGTCGCCGCGCCGGGCACGCAGGTCGCTGCGTTCGCCGAGAACCTCGACCACCCGCGCTGGCTGTACGTCTTGCCGAACGGCGATGTACTGGTGGCCGAGACCAATTCGCCGCCAAAACCTGACGACAGCAAGGGCATCCGCGGCTGGGTCATGGAAAAGGTGATGGGCCGCGCAGGTGCCGGCGTGCCCAGCCCGAACCGCATCACCCTGCTGCGCGACAAGGACCACGATGGCGTGGCAGAAACCCGCACCGTGTTTCTGGAAAACCTCAATTCGCCGTTCGGCATGGCGCTGGTCGGCAACAAGTTTTACGTGGCTGACACTGATCGGTTAATCAGCTTCAACTACGAGCCCGGCCAGACGTCGATCACCGGCCAGCCGACCAAAGTCGTCGATCTGCCGGGCGGTACGCTCAACCATCACTGGACCAAAAACGTCATTGCCAGCAAAGACGGCAAGAAGCTCTACGTCACCGTCGGCTCCAACTCCAACGTCGGCGAGAACGGCCTGGATCAGGAAAAAGACCGTGCAGCCATCTGGGAAGTTGATCCCGCCACCGGAGCACATCGCATTTTTGCCTCGGGCCTGCGCAACCCCAACGGCATGGATTGGGAACCACACACCGGCGCGCTCTGGACGGCAGTCAACGAACGTGACGAAATCGGCAGCGACCTCGTGCCGGACTATGTGACGTCGGTCAAGGACGGCGCTTTCTACGGCTGGCCCTTCAGCTATTACGGGCAACACGTCGATGTTCGAGTCACACCACAAAATCCGGAACTGGTGGCCAAGGCGATTGCGCCCGATTTCGCGGTTGGCCCGCACACCGCGTCCCTCGGCCTGGCATTCGCAGACGGCAAAACACTGCCTGCTCCGTTTACTGAGGGCCTGTTCATCGGGCAACACGGCTCCTGGAACCGCAAACCCCACAGTGGCTACAAGGTGCTGTTCGTACCGTTCAAGGATGGCAAGCCGAGCGGAACCCCTGTCGACCTGTTGACGGGCTTCCTGAATTCGGATGAGAAGGCGCAAGGCCGTCCAGTGGGCGTGATCAATGACAATAACGGCGGGCTGTTGGTCGCCGATGACGTCGGCAACAAGATATGGCGAGTGACGGCAGCGAAAACCGCACAGGCTTCTAACGCGGCAAAATGA
- a CDS encoding C40 family peptidase — protein sequence MSLPVRLIVVSMAVLLAACASTPPPAPKRVAPKPIVSAPSDFTSPVADDVLVRAIGLVGTPYRWGGNTPDSGFDCSGLIGYVYRNATGISLPRSTREMITLRGPDINRSQLQTGDLVFFATSGGSNVSHAGIYVGEGRFVHAPATGGTVKLDSLDKPYWQKAWLNAKRVIQPSSLARQ from the coding sequence ATGTCGCTACCGGTTCGCCTGATTGTCGTATCAATGGCCGTATTGCTGGCGGCGTGTGCCAGCACTCCACCGCCTGCCCCTAAACGGGTTGCCCCCAAGCCCATCGTTTCCGCTCCTTCCGACTTTACCTCCCCCGTTGCAGACGACGTGCTCGTCCGCGCCATCGGGCTTGTGGGCACACCTTATCGCTGGGGCGGCAACACACCGGATTCCGGGTTCGATTGCAGTGGCTTGATCGGCTACGTGTACCGTAATGCGACGGGCATCAGCTTGCCGCGTTCGACCCGCGAGATGATTACCCTGCGCGGCCCGGACATCAATCGCAGTCAACTGCAGACGGGTGATCTGGTGTTCTTTGCTACGTCGGGCGGTTCCAACGTCAGTCACGCCGGGATTTACGTCGGGGAAGGGCGTTTTGTGCATGCACCGGCCACCGGTGGCACGGTCAAACTGGACAGCCTCGACAAGCCCTATTGGCAGAAAGCCTGGCTCAACGCCAAGCGCGTCATCCAGCCTTCGAGCCTCGCGCGGCAGTAG
- a CDS encoding C40 family peptidase, whose protein sequence is MLNRFAPLVPLALVTLLFGCAAQMPASQQQAQNQHMQNSVTAQSAAHRADYASVLQDEIATEDELAQFADSKPYQLPALADSILERGKALIGTRYRFGGTSTSSGFDCSGFIGYLFREEAGMSLPRSTREMINVDAPLVKRNDLKPGDLLFFSTAGRGRVSHAGIYLGDDQFIHSSSRRSGGVRVDSLDDAYWSRTFIEAKRALAMAPAQTQVAETTTALNSTTLKRQHR, encoded by the coding sequence ATGCTAAATCGCTTCGCACCCCTCGTGCCCCTCGCACTGGTTACCCTGTTGTTCGGCTGCGCGGCCCAGATGCCAGCGTCGCAACAGCAGGCTCAGAATCAGCACATGCAGAATTCTGTTACCGCCCAATCCGCTGCACACAGAGCCGACTACGCCTCCGTGCTGCAGGACGAAATCGCCACCGAAGATGAACTGGCACAGTTTGCAGACAGCAAGCCGTATCAGCTGCCAGCGTTGGCCGACAGCATCCTTGAGCGTGGCAAAGCCCTGATCGGTACGCGCTACCGTTTCGGCGGCACTTCGACTTCCTCGGGTTTTGATTGCAGTGGCTTTATCGGTTATCTCTTCCGCGAAGAGGCCGGCATGAGTCTTCCGCGCTCAACGCGTGAAATGATCAACGTCGATGCACCCCTCGTTAAGCGTAACGACCTCAAACCAGGCGATCTGCTGTTTTTCAGCACTGCCGGTCGCGGTCGCGTCAGCCATGCGGGTATCTATCTGGGTGATGATCAGTTCATCCACTCAAGCAGCCGCCGCAGCGGGGGTGTTCGTGTAGACAGCCTCGACGATGCCTACTGGTCGAGGACTTTCATTGAAGCCAAACGCGCGTTGGCGATGGCACCTGCCCAGACTCAGGTTGCAGAAACAACGACAGCGTTGAATTCGACTACACTCAAGCGCCAACATCGTTGA
- a CDS encoding NAD-dependent deacylase has translation MNPSVDRSLVLQTAAALRHANRILIITGAGLSADSGLPTYRGVGGLYNGRTDDGLPIEVALSGPMLRRDPALCWKYIAQLGSACLGGQPNEGHYAIAELQRRKPGCWVLTQNVDGYHRAAGSPPERLIEIHGQLAPLYCQSCGAIDPQLREHLQRTLPPLCGKCQGVLRPPVVLFEEMLPELALNMLYEEMAKGFDAVLSIGTTASFPYIHEPIFRVRVSGGFTAEINPSQTDHSAQMDVFLKCRALDVMGDLLSHI, from the coding sequence GTGAACCCCAGTGTCGACCGGTCGTTGGTGCTGCAAACCGCGGCAGCATTGCGCCACGCCAATCGCATCCTGATCATTACCGGGGCCGGACTTTCGGCAGACTCGGGATTGCCGACGTACCGTGGCGTTGGCGGGCTTTACAACGGGCGTACCGACGACGGCTTACCGATCGAAGTCGCGCTGTCCGGGCCTATGCTGCGCCGTGACCCTGCCTTGTGCTGGAAGTACATTGCCCAATTAGGCAGCGCCTGCCTGGGTGGACAGCCCAATGAGGGGCACTATGCTATCGCCGAGTTGCAGCGTCGCAAGCCTGGTTGCTGGGTGCTGACGCAAAACGTAGATGGCTATCATCGTGCGGCGGGCAGCCCACCGGAACGGCTGATAGAAATCCATGGGCAGCTCGCACCGCTCTACTGTCAGTCTTGTGGCGCCATAGATCCGCAACTGCGTGAGCATTTGCAGCGGACGCTGCCGCCTTTGTGCGGCAAATGCCAAGGCGTGCTGCGACCACCGGTGGTGTTGTTCGAAGAAATGTTGCCAGAGCTGGCACTGAATATGCTGTACGAAGAGATGGCAAAAGGCTTCGATGCTGTTTTAAGTATTGGCACCACCGCCAGCTTTCCGTATATTCACGAGCCGATCTTTCGGGTGAGGGTATCGGGAGGCTTTACCGCCGAGATAAACCCTTCGCAAACCGATCATTCTGCGCAAATGGACGTGTTCCTGAAGTGCAGGGCCTTAGATGTGATGGGGGACCTCCTAAGTCACATTTGA
- the hda gene encoding DnaA regulatory inactivator Hda: MKPIQLPLSVRLRDDATFVNYYPGANAAALGYVERLCEADAGWTESLIYLWGKHGVGRTHLLQAACLRFEQLGEPAVYLPLAEVIDEGIELFDHLEQYELVCLDDIQAIVGKPEWEEALFHLFNRLRDSGRRLLIAASCSPRELPVKLADLKSRLTMALVFQMRLLSDEEKLRALQLRASRRGLHLTDEVGHFILTRGTRSMSALFDLLEQLDQASLQAQRKLTIPFLKETLGW, encoded by the coding sequence ATGAAACCTATTCAGCTGCCCCTGAGTGTGCGTCTGCGTGATGACGCCACCTTCGTCAATTACTATCCAGGCGCCAATGCCGCAGCACTCGGCTATGTCGAGCGGCTGTGCGAAGCCGACGCCGGCTGGACTGAAAGCCTCATTTACCTCTGGGGCAAGCATGGGGTAGGGCGCACTCATTTGTTGCAGGCCGCTTGCTTGCGTTTCGAGCAACTGGGTGAGCCTGCGGTCTATCTCCCGCTGGCTGAAGTGATTGATGAGGGCATCGAGCTGTTCGACCATCTGGAACAATACGAGCTGGTGTGTCTGGATGATATTCAGGCCATCGTCGGCAAGCCTGAATGGGAAGAAGCCTTGTTTCACCTGTTCAACCGCCTGCGCGACAGCGGCCGGCGGTTGCTGATTGCTGCTTCATGCTCACCCCGTGAACTGCCGGTGAAGCTCGCCGATTTAAAGTCCCGTCTGACCATGGCGCTGGTGTTCCAGATGCGCTTGCTTTCGGATGAGGAAAAACTCCGCGCCCTGCAACTGCGTGCTTCGCGTCGCGGCCTGCACCTGACCGATGAGGTCGGGCACTTCATCCTCACCCGCGGCACCCGCAGCATGAGTGCATTGTTCGACTTGCTCGAACAGCTCGATCAGGCCTCGTTACAGGCCCAGCGCAAATTGACCATCCCCTTCCTTAAAGAGACCCTCGGCTGGTGA
- a CDS encoding AI-2E family transporter: MTDTRRWFWIGGIVLLCLFVFLLHSILTPFLVALLLAYMGDPLADRLEKLGLSRSVSVVSVFLVFTLILLGLLLVLVPMLAKQLYRLYELAPQILDWLQHTAMPLTQAKLGLADGFWKFDKVKAAISEHMGQTGDIVGIVLAQATTSTLALIGWLTNLVLIPVVCFYLLRDWDVMMAKLRSLLPRHREGKIVALAGECHEVLGAFIRGQLLVMVALGVIYAAGLMLVGLELGLLIGVIAGLAAIVPYMGFVIGIGAAIIAGFFQFGGDLYPMLGIVAVFMVGQALEGMVLTPLLVGDRIGLHPVAVIFAILAGGELFGFTGILLALPVAAVIMVLVRHVHDLYKDSDIYGGSEDLKL; this comes from the coding sequence ATGACTGATACGCGTCGTTGGTTCTGGATCGGTGGGATTGTCCTGCTGTGCCTGTTCGTATTTTTGCTCCACTCGATCCTGACGCCGTTTCTAGTGGCGCTGCTGTTGGCATACATGGGGGATCCGCTGGCGGATCGTCTCGAGAAACTCGGGTTGTCGCGCAGTGTGAGCGTGGTGTCGGTGTTTTTGGTGTTCACCCTGATTCTGCTGGGTTTGCTGCTGGTGCTGGTGCCCATGCTCGCCAAGCAGTTGTACCGCTTATACGAACTGGCGCCGCAGATTCTCGACTGGTTGCAACACACGGCAATGCCGTTGACGCAAGCAAAGCTGGGGCTGGCGGACGGGTTCTGGAAGTTTGACAAGGTCAAGGCGGCGATCTCGGAGCACATGGGTCAGACGGGCGACATCGTCGGCATCGTCCTCGCGCAAGCCACCACTTCGACGCTGGCGTTGATTGGCTGGTTGACCAACCTGGTGCTGATTCCGGTGGTGTGCTTCTACTTGCTGCGCGACTGGGACGTGATGATGGCCAAGCTTCGCAGTCTGCTGCCGCGTCACCGCGAGGGCAAAATCGTCGCGCTGGCAGGTGAATGCCATGAGGTTCTGGGCGCTTTCATTCGTGGGCAGCTGCTGGTGATGGTGGCGCTGGGTGTGATTTACGCTGCTGGCCTGATGCTGGTGGGCCTGGAGTTGGGGCTGTTGATCGGCGTAATTGCGGGTCTCGCGGCGATCGTGCCGTACATGGGGTTTGTGATCGGCATCGGGGCGGCGATCATCGCCGGTTTCTTCCAGTTCGGCGGCGACCTGTATCCGATGTTGGGCATTGTCGCGGTGTTCATGGTGGGTCAGGCGCTGGAAGGCATGGTCCTGACGCCGTTGCTGGTGGGTGATCGCATCGGGCTGCACCCGGTGGCGGTGATTTTCGCCATCCTGGCGGGCGGCGAGTTGTTCGGGTTCACCGGCATTCTGTTGGCGCTTCCGGTGGCTGCGGTGATCATGGTTCTCGTGCGTCACGTGCATGACCTTTATAAGGACTCGGACATTTACGGCGGCTCGGAAGACCTGAAGTTGTAA
- a CDS encoding DUF2066 domain-containing protein yields the protein MRLTRFLFAGCLSVFSLPGFAETVSNLYQVREPVSGQSPDEKARATQAALETLVIRLTGDAKAAQGSGLAAVRTDPQKIISQYGYEAGPPESLLVDFDPSSTDRTLRAAGLSLWGSNRPVILAWWLNDTTDGSNLVGDGQSSADPLRRAAQHRGLPLRLPLADLGEQGMGNAKALESNDVGPLKEASERYGSDAILAVHAVENGGQWQGKWHLWLGDQREQGTATGTSSETLADAVLLGVSQRLAPRFVVKPGASSGMAIEVQGMTLEHYAQLTRLLEPFGGRLNSASGDRVVFDVSGSPDQVRSQLSLAKLQEVPADPVPAEPVAGDQPPVPGAAPTVQPVSTPQLHFRW from the coding sequence ATGCGTCTGACCCGCTTTCTGTTCGCAGGCTGCCTTTCTGTATTCAGCTTGCCCGGCTTTGCCGAAACGGTGAGCAATCTCTATCAGGTCCGCGAGCCAGTGAGCGGGCAATCTCCTGACGAGAAAGCCCGCGCCACTCAAGCCGCGCTCGAAACCCTGGTCATCCGTCTTACGGGCGATGCCAAGGCCGCGCAAGGTTCCGGGTTGGCGGCGGTTCGCACCGATCCGCAAAAAATCATCAGCCAGTACGGTTATGAGGCAGGCCCGCCAGAGTCATTGTTGGTGGACTTCGATCCATCGAGCACCGACCGCACGCTGCGCGCCGCAGGTTTGTCGCTGTGGGGCAGTAACCGCCCGGTGATCCTCGCCTGGTGGTTGAACGACACCACCGACGGCTCCAATCTGGTGGGTGATGGTCAATCTTCCGCCGACCCTCTGCGACGTGCTGCGCAACACCGGGGCTTGCCGCTGCGGCTGCCGTTGGCGGACCTTGGCGAACAAGGCATGGGCAACGCCAAAGCGCTGGAAAGCAATGACGTAGGACCGTTGAAAGAGGCCTCCGAGCGCTACGGTTCCGACGCGATTCTGGCGGTGCACGCGGTCGAAAACGGCGGTCAGTGGCAAGGTAAGTGGCACTTGTGGCTGGGCGATCAACGCGAACAGGGTACGGCTACGGGCACCAGTTCCGAGACCTTGGCCGATGCTGTTCTCTTGGGCGTAAGCCAGCGGCTCGCGCCAAGGTTTGTAGTCAAGCCCGGCGCATCGTCAGGCATGGCGATTGAGGTTCAGGGCATGACCCTTGAGCATTATGCGCAACTGACACGATTGCTGGAGCCATTTGGTGGACGTTTGAATTCCGCCAGCGGCGACCGTGTGGTGTTCGACGTGTCCGGGAGTCCTGATCAGGTGCGTTCCCAGTTGTCGCTGGCCAAGTTGCAGGAAGTGCCTGCCGACCCGGTTCCAGCGGAACCGGTCGCGGGCGATCAACCGCCGGTTCCGGGCGCTGCTCCAACTGTTCAACCGGTTTCAACGCCGCAGTTGCACTTTCGCTGGTAG